GGCAGAAGTGGGAGTTCTCCACTCCGCGCGGGATGTTCCGCATCCAGCGCAAGGAGAAGAACCCGCGCTGGTACGTGCCCGACTGGCAGTACATCGAGCGCAAGGAGCCCATCCCCCCCGCCGACAGCCCCCGCCGCTGGGAGCGCGGGATGCTGGGCACCACCGCGCTCTACCTGGGCGAGGGGATCGCGGTGCACGGTACCAACCACCCCGAGCTGCTGGGCCAGAACGTCTCGCACGGCTGCATCCGCATGTCGAACGAGGCGGTGCGGTATCTCTACCACCAGATCGACGTCGGGACGCCGGTGTTCATCTACTGAAGTGCTGAGTGCTGAGTGCTGAGTGCTGAGTGCTGAGTGCTGAGTGCTGAGTGCTGAGTGCTGAGTGCTGAGTGCTGAGTGCTGAGTGCTGAGTGCCGAGTGCCGAGTGCCGAGTGCCGAGTGCTGAGTGCCGGGTGGTGCATGCCGAGGCTTCGGTGCGTTTCCGACGCCTCGCGCCCTCTCCCCGCGCCTTGGAGCGCTCGCCCTCTCCCGTTCCGGGCGAGGGGGGCGGCCAAACCATCGGCGCGGCCTGCAAACTATGCTTGCGCCAATACTTCCCCGTGCCGGGGATGCCGGTCCAGCTACCTCTCCCGGTACGGGAGAGGTGGACGGCCTAGGCCGGCCGGAGAGGGCGCGGTGCCGGAGCACGCGATGTAGCTGACGACGCAAAGAATCGCCAGCCGGCATCGCCGATCCGACGCTGAAAACCAACCGAGCCCCGGCCGTCGCGATGACGGCCGGGGCTCGTGGCTTCGACCTGCTGGCGTGGCGTCAGACGCCGGCGAGCGCGGGCTCTTCCACCGTCTCCTCGGCCAGGAACCTGGCCGCGAGGTCCACGTACTCGCTGGTGCCGATGAAGAGCGGGGTGCGCTGGTGCAGCGACTCGGGCTCGATCTCCATGATCCTGCGTTGCCCGTCCGTCGCTTTCCCGCCCGCGTGCTCCACGATCATGGCCAGCGGCGCGGCCTCGTACAGCAGCCGCAGCTTGCCGTTGGGGTTCTTCACGTCGGCCGGGTACATGAACAGCCCGCCGTACAGCAGGTTGCGGTGGAAGTCGGCCACCAGCGACCCGATGTAGCGCGACGAGAACGGCCTGGGGTTGTCGGGCGTGGCGCCCTTCATCCAGTCCACCATCCGCCGCTGCCCGGCGCTCCAGCGCGAGTAGTTGCCCTCGTTCACGCTGTAGATGCGCTGCCCCTTCTCGGGAATGCACATGTGCGGGTGCGACAGCAGGAACTCGCCGATCGACGGCTCCAGGGTGAAGCCGTGCACCCCGTTCCCCGTGGTGTACACCAGCATGGTCGACGAGCCGTAGACCACGTAGCCGGCCGCCACCTGCTTGTAGCCGGGCTGCAGGCAGTCGTCCACGCAGCCGCGCGGGTGGTCGCTCACCTTGCGCTGCACCGAGAAGATGGTGCCCACCGAGACGTTGGCGTCGATGTTCGACGAGCCGTCGAGCGGGTCGAAGACCACCGAGTAGTTGCCGGTGGGAAAGCGGTCGGGGATGGGGATGAAGTCCTCGACCTCTTCCGACGCCATCCCGCACAGGTGGCCGGTGTGGTCCAGCGCCTTGAACAGCACCTCGTGTGCGTACTCGTCCAGCTTGCGCACCTCCTCGCCCTGCACGTTCACCTCGCCGGTGTACCCCAGCACGTCGGCCAGGCCGGCGCGCCGCACCTCCTTGCCGATCATCTTCGCCGCGAAGGCGATGTCGTACAGGATGTTGCTGAATGCGCCCGTGGCCTCGGGAAACTGCCGCTCGGCCTCGATGATGTGGCGCTCGATGGTGATGATGCCCTTGCTGCTCACGGATTCCTCGCCGTTTTCTTCGGGTCCGCGCGGTAGCGCCGTTCCCGCTCGTAGGCCTCGACCTCGTAGCGGTTGCCCATGTAACCGCGGCGCACCCACTCCGCCACGTACTTCACCGCGAACAGCCTGTCCGCCCGCCACTGCTCCACGTGCACCAGCTCGTGCACCAGCAGCCCCTCGTCGATCTCCACGTCGGGGTGGACCAGGATCGTTCCGCCCAGCGTGACCGCGGCGGCGTGCCCCTTCATCCGCCCCGTGACCCCGCCGATCCGCGGGATCCACCGGTTGCGCCGCACCTTCACCCCCGGCGGGAGCGGCGCGCCCGGAAGCTCGCCCGCCGGTACTTCCCTTCCGATCACCCCATCGGCGATCCGCGACAGCAGCTTCACTGCGTCTCCCGATGCCAGCTGCGTCCGCCCGGGTCGACGTCGATCGTCACCGTGCCGTCCAGGTCCGTCCGCGCCACGTCGATGCCGTCGGAGCGGAGGCGGGCGACGGTCTCGGGGGCGGGGTGTCCGTAGCGGTTGCGGCGGCCGCAGGAGATCACGGCCAGCGCGGGGCGAACCGTCTCCAGCAGCTCCTGCGACGAGGCGGTGCGGCTCCCGTGGTGCCCCGCCTTCAGCACCGCCGAGCGCAGCCGGTCGCCGTAGCGCGCCACCAGCGCGTGCTCCACGAAGTCCGGCGCATCGCCCGTAAGCAGCATGGAGAACGCCCCATAGCGGAGCTCGACCACGGCCGAAATGTCGTTCGCGTCCGCGGGCGCGTCAAGAACGTCCGCAGCGGGCCACAGGAACGTCAGTTCCACCCCGTCGATCCGCAAAGCACGGTCCTGCCGTGCCGCAGCCCAGTGCACGTGGGTCGATTCGGCCACCGCGAGGACGCCGAGATACTGCGGCGTCCCGAAGGCCAGCCCGGGGTCGATCAGCCGCTCCACCGGCATCCCCCGCATCACCGCGGGCGCGCCGCCGATGTGGTCCACGTGCGGGTGCGTGAGCACCATCGCCTCCACCCGCCGCGCCCCGTGCGCGCGGAGATAGGGGAGGACGCGCCGCGCGCCGGCATCGAAGTGCTCGTCCGCCGGGCCCGCGTCCACCAGCACCCAGCGGTCGCCCGGCGTGTGCAGCGCGATGGCGTCTCCCTGGCCGACGTCGAGGATCACGATCTCCAGCCCGCGCGCGGGGGCGGCGGCGAGCGGGAGGAGGAGGAAGACGGTGCCCGCGGCGGCGGGGGCCACGGCCCAGCGGACGCGCTGCCGCATCCGCGCCGACCACTCCAGCGCGAGGAGAAAGGCCAGCGCCGCCGCGGCCCAGAGCCACCACGCCGGCCGGGCCACTGCCGCGTGCCCGCCGGGGACGGCGGCGGCGACGTCCACGATCTTCTGCAGCGCGTCCATCGCCAGCGAGGCGCCGTCCGCCACCAGCCGCGCCAGGCCGGGCGACAGCGGCTCGATGGCGCACGCCGCGCCGATCCCCACCAGGGCGAGGCTGCTCAGGGGGATGGCGGGGAGATTGGCGAGGATGGAAACCGGCGCGGCCTGGCCGAAGTGGTGCGCGGCGATGGGTGCCGTCGCCACGAACGCGGCGACGCTGACGACGAGGGATTCGGTCAGCGGCCGCACCACCTTTCCCTCGCGGAGACGCGGGGGGACGCGGTCGAGCATGGCGCGGCGGAGGACCAGGATCCCCAGCACGCCCGCGAAGGAGAGCTGCACCCCGGCGTCCAGCGCGGCCATCGGCTCCAGCGCCAGGATCACGAACGCCGCGGCGGCGATGATGGAGAAGGGGGATGAGGGGCGCTGCAGGACGAGGGTGAGCAGCGTGAGCGCCGTCATGATCCCCGAGCGCACGGCCGACGGCGGCGCGCCGATCATCGCCAGGTACAGGGCGACGAGGACGATGGTGAGCCACACGGCGGCGTCGCGGCGGACGCGGACGACGCGCGCCAGCAGCATCAGCGCCGCGGCAACGAGGGCGACGTGCGTCCCCGAGATGGCGAGCAGGTGCACCAGCCCCGACGCGGCGAAGCGGTCCGCCACGGCGCGGTCCAGCGTCTCGCGCCGGCCCAGCACCAGCGCGTCCGCCAGCGGCGCGTTGCGCGGGAAAAGGCGGCGGATCTGCCGCTCGGCGCGGCCGCGGAGCGCGAGCAGCGGGTGCCGCGCGAACGCCGCCGGCGCGGCGACGGCCGCGGTCCGCGCCAGCACGTAGCCGCGGTACGCCGGGTCCGCCGGCCACCGGCTGGGGTCCACGGGGGAGGGAAGGAGCCGCCATTCCCCCATCACCCGCAGCTCCGTCCCCGCGGCGAGGGCGGGGGCGCCGCGCGGGAGGCGGAGGCGCACCTCGACGTCGCATCTCTCGACCAACTGGCCCCGGACCGACGCGCGGGCGACCTGCAGCGGGAGGAGGGGGATGCGCTCGGTGCTGTCCCGCGGCGGCGCGAAGTCGGCCGCGAGCGCGCCGGTGACGGAGAGCGCCGCGCCGTCCGCCAGCGTCGAGCGGCAGTCGCCGGCGGCGTCGCTCCGCGCGAGCGCCGCGTCCCCCGCGCCCGCCAGCGCCAGCGCGGCGAGGAGGGCGGCGTGCGTGGCCCGGCGCGGCATCGCCATCCCCGTCACGGGACGGTGGAGCGCGGCGGCGGCGAGGACGAGCACCGCCGCGAGGGCCGCGGAGGCGGGCACCATCTCCACCCGCAGGCCGAGGAGGAGCCCGCCCAGAAAGGCGAGGAAGGCGGAGACGAGGGGGATGCGGAGCGCCGTCATCTCCCTTCAACTCCTTGCGGACGATGCAGATGCGGCGGACGCAGATGGCGCGGCGGTTGCATGCGCGGCTCCTGACGGCCCGTCCGGGCCGGTGGAGGGTGATGAACCGGAGGTGCGAGATGCGAGTGCGCTTGAAGCTCGGGATCGCGGCCGCGTGCACCGTGCTCGCCGCCGCCGCGTGCGATGGGGCCAACGCCTTCACCGGCAGCGAGTTCGGCCGCAACGGCGGCGGCGCGGCCGGCGTGGGCACCATCCAGGGCCAGGTGACCGAGGACGGCGCGGGCGCGGGCGGCGTTTCCGTGATCCTGGTGGGGCAGGACTCCACGGTGACCAACGGCGCGGGCGTGTTCACCTTTACCAGCGTGCCGTCGTCCACCTACTCGGTGGCGGTGCAGGTGCCGCTCGGCTTCGCGCTGGTGGCGGGGCAGACGGCCACGCGCACCGTGACGGTGACCGACGGCGCCACCACGGGCGTAACGTTCAACCTGCAGAGCACCACGACCGTGCCCTGAGCACGCGCGCCGCCCGGAACGCGGCGGCGCAATGTAAACGGAAGCGCGAGACGATAAACGCCGTGAACGCTCGGGGCAAGCCCCGCGTTCACGGCGTTGTCATTCGGTGCGTCGCGCGACCTCAGGTAAACGGAGTCGCGGAACGAATTTGCCTCGATTCTCCCCAACATCGCAGGATCTCACGCGGAGACGCGGAGACGCGGAGAGCTCCGTGCGCGCGATGAGTTCTCTGCGTCTCCGCGTCAGATCAGCTCAGGCTTCGAACGCGTCGCGAGGCTCGGGACGGGCGGAGACGGGGGAAGACGGGGGATCGGCGGCGTCGAGGAGGCCGTGGGCGCGGAGGAGGTCGCGGGTGCGGCGGTCCTGCGGGAGCGAGACGAGGAGCATGGCCGCCATCCCCAGCAGGAAGGCGGCGAAGAGGGCGATGGCGAGCGGAACGGCGTTCAGCCGGACGATGCCCAGGCTGATGCTGACCCGCTCCCAGCGGTTCAGCACGGCGAAGATGCCGGCCAGAACGGCCACGATGGCGACGAAGATCCAGCCGGCCGGCTTCACGCCGCCATCTCCGCCAGCTCGGCGCTCTCCACCAGCTCACCGCTGAAGGTGGAGCCGGAGGTCCCCGTCAGCCGCACCTCGGCGAAGGTGCCGATGAGCGAGGCGGGGCCGTCGAAGGTCACCACCTTGTTCCCCGCGGTGCGCCCCTGCACGCCGCCGCGCCGGCCCTCCTTCTCCACCAGCACCTCTTCCACGCGCCCCACCTCGGCGTGGTAGATCTCGGACTGGATCTGCCGGTGGGTCTCGATCAGCCGCTCCAGCCGCGCCTGGCCGATGTCCTCGGGAACGAACTGGTCGCGCGGGAGGCGCGTGGCGGGCGTTCCCTCGCGCTCGGAGTAGCGGTAGAGGAAGGCGTCGTCGTAGCGCACGTGGCGCATCAGCTCCAGCGTGGCCTCGTACTCCTCCTCGGTCTCGCCGGGGAAGGCCACGATCACGTCGGTGGAGAGGGCGATGCCGGGCATGGCCGCGCGCACCCACTCGATCTTCTCCAGGTACTCGGCCACGGTGTAGCGCCGCAGCATGCGCTTCAGCGTGCGGTCGTGGCCGGCCTGCACCGGGAGATGGAGCTGCCGGCAGACGGCGGGCTCCGCCGCCATCACCTCCACCAGCTCGCGGGTGAAGCCGTTGGGGTGCGGGCTGGTGAAGCGCACGCGCCGGATCCCGTCCACCCGCGCCACCTCGCGGAGGAGGCGCGGGAAGCTCCAGTCGCCGTGCTCCCAGCTGTTCACCGTCTGCCCCAGCAGCGTCACCTCGGGCACGCCGTCCGCCGCGAGCTGGCGGACCTCGGCCAGGATCGCCCGAGGGTCGCGGTTCTTCTCGTCGCCGCGGACGTAGGGGACGATGCAGTAGGTGCAGCGGTAGTTGCACCCGCGCTGGATGGGCACCCACGCCGAGACGGCCGAGACGCGCTTCGCGGCCACGCCCTCGTAGTTCTCGTGCGGATCGAAGCCCAGCACGGTGAGGCCGCGGGGCTGCTGCGGGGCGTGCGTGCCGTGCGCCAGCGGCAGCGCCGGGGGCGGCGTGCGGCGGGCGGACACGTCGGCCAGCTTCTGCGGGAGCTGGCGGTAGGCGTCGGGGCCCATCACCAGGTCCACGCCGCCGGCGCGGCCCAGCAGCGACTCGCCCATGCGCTGCGCCATGCACCCGGTGACGCCCACCACGGCGCCGCCGCGGCGGAACTGCTGCAGCTGCCCCACCCGGCCGATCACGCGCTGCTCGGCGTGGTCGCGGATGGCGCAGGTGTTCACCAGGATGACGTCGGCGTCGTCGGGGGTGTCGGTGGACACGAACCCCTGCTCCGCCAGGATGCCGGCCATCAGCTCGCTGTCGCTGATGTTCATCTGGCACCCGTACGTCTCGATGTAGGCTTTCTTCATGGGATCGGTCAGGTCCTGCAAAACAAGGCTGGGCGAGAACCGCCTGCGTACACCCGAGCGCCCGCGGGGTTCAACGCGGCGGGCCCAGGCGCAGCTCCGTGCTCACGCACG
The DNA window shown above is from Longimicrobium sp. and carries:
- a CDS encoding carboxypeptidase-like regulatory domain-containing protein, with product MRVRLKLGIAAACTVLAAAACDGANAFTGSEFGRNGGGAAGVGTIQGQVTEDGAGAGGVSVILVGQDSTVTNGAGVFTFTSVPSSTYSVAVQVPLGFALVAGQTATRTVTVTDGATTGVTFNLQSTTTVP
- the miaB gene encoding tRNA (N6-isopentenyl adenosine(37)-C2)-methylthiotransferase MiaB, which translates into the protein MKKAYIETYGCQMNISDSELMAGILAEQGFVSTDTPDDADVILVNTCAIRDHAEQRVIGRVGQLQQFRRGGAVVGVTGCMAQRMGESLLGRAGGVDLVMGPDAYRQLPQKLADVSARRTPPPALPLAHGTHAPQQPRGLTVLGFDPHENYEGVAAKRVSAVSAWVPIQRGCNYRCTYCIVPYVRGDEKNRDPRAILAEVRQLAADGVPEVTLLGQTVNSWEHGDWSFPRLLREVARVDGIRRVRFTSPHPNGFTRELVEVMAAEPAVCRQLHLPVQAGHDRTLKRMLRRYTVAEYLEKIEWVRAAMPGIALSTDVIVAFPGETEEEYEATLELMRHVRYDDAFLYRYSEREGTPATRLPRDQFVPEDIGQARLERLIETHRQIQSEIYHAEVGRVEEVLVEKEGRRGGVQGRTAGNKVVTFDGPASLIGTFAEVRLTGTSGSTFSGELVESAELAEMAA
- a CDS encoding DNA internalization-related competence protein ComEC/Rec2, producing the protein MTALRIPLVSAFLAFLGGLLLGLRVEMVPASAALAAVLVLAAAALHRPVTGMAMPRRATHAALLAALALAGAGDAALARSDAAGDCRSTLADGAALSVTGALAADFAPPRDSTERIPLLPLQVARASVRGQLVERCDVEVRLRLPRGAPALAAGTELRVMGEWRLLPSPVDPSRWPADPAYRGYVLARTAAVAAPAAFARHPLLALRGRAERQIRRLFPRNAPLADALVLGRRETLDRAVADRFAASGLVHLLAISGTHVALVAAALMLLARVVRVRRDAAVWLTIVLVALYLAMIGAPPSAVRSGIMTALTLLTLVLQRPSSPFSIIAAAAFVILALEPMAALDAGVQLSFAGVLGILVLRRAMLDRVPPRLREGKVVRPLTESLVVSVAAFVATAPIAAHHFGQAAPVSILANLPAIPLSSLALVGIGAACAIEPLSPGLARLVADGASLAMDALQKIVDVAAAVPGGHAAVARPAWWLWAAAALAFLLALEWSARMRQRVRWAVAPAAAGTVFLLLPLAAAPARGLEIVILDVGQGDAIALHTPGDRWVLVDAGPADEHFDAGARRVLPYLRAHGARRVEAMVLTHPHVDHIGGAPAVMRGMPVERLIDPGLAFGTPQYLGVLAVAESTHVHWAAARQDRALRIDGVELTFLWPAADVLDAPADANDISAVVELRYGAFSMLLTGDAPDFVEHALVARYGDRLRSAVLKAGHHGSRTASSQELLETVRPALAVISCGRRNRYGHPAPETVARLRSDGIDVARTDLDGTVTIDVDPGGRSWHRETQ
- the fbp gene encoding class 1 fructose-bisphosphatase yields the protein MSSKGIITIERHIIEAERQFPEATGAFSNILYDIAFAAKMIGKEVRRAGLADVLGYTGEVNVQGEEVRKLDEYAHEVLFKALDHTGHLCGMASEEVEDFIPIPDRFPTGNYSVVFDPLDGSSNIDANVSVGTIFSVQRKVSDHPRGCVDDCLQPGYKQVAAGYVVYGSSTMLVYTTGNGVHGFTLEPSIGEFLLSHPHMCIPEKGQRIYSVNEGNYSRWSAGQRRMVDWMKGATPDNPRPFSSRYIGSLVADFHRNLLYGGLFMYPADVKNPNGKLRLLYEAAPLAMIVEHAGGKATDGQRRIMEIEPESLHQRTPLFIGTSEYVDLAARFLAEETVEEPALAGV
- a CDS encoding DUF4157 domain-containing protein, which codes for MKLLSRIADGVIGREVPAGELPGAPLPPGVKVRRNRWIPRIGGVTGRMKGHAAAVTLGGTILVHPDVEIDEGLLVHELVHVEQWRADRLFAVKYVAEWVRRGYMGNRYEVEAYERERRYRADPKKTARNP
- a CDS encoding L,D-transpeptidase, with the translated sequence MKFPAKVLVSFAAAALAAAFGARTAAAQLPLEPLALEHGVAGEGAERYRDPPVNVEGKYVVISLAEHRLYLMEESRVLWSSVVGTGTGTRLEGAGQKWEFSTPRGMFRIQRKEKNPRWYVPDWQYIERKEPIPPADSPRRWERGMLGTTALYLGEGIAVHGTNHPELLGQNVSHGCIRMSNEAVRYLYHQIDVGTPVFIY